The genomic interval ACCATCAGCGCGTCGGTCAGCACGTCCGTGAACGCCAGCCCCAGCCCCATCACGGTGAAGAGCCCCGTCAGCCACCAGTACGGGCGCTCCGTCAGGAATCCCAGCGCCAGCCCCGCCGTGGCCGCGAGCGCCGAGGTCAGGAGGAAGTAGCTCTTTCGCCGGCGGCCGAAGAGCGGGACGAAGTCGGAAACCAGCCCGTACACGGGCTTGATCAGCCACGGCAGCGTGCTGATGGTGAAGAAGGTCGCCACCTGGCCGGCCGAAAAGCCCGAGTCCTTGAAGACGATGGTGATCGTCTGGTTGGGCAGGTACCACATCCCCTGGGAGAAGTAGACGACGCCGAAGAGGAGCGCGAGGCGCTGGGCTCCCGCGGTCTGGAACGGATGGAGGCGATCGAGACCGCCCAGCATTCCCGCACTATACAACGTGTGCTACGCTTAGCCCCCTATGCGTGAGGTGACGAAGCGTGGGCCGTGAGGCGGCCCCGGCCCCGCCGGCGGCCGCGCCCACGGTCGTCGCCGGCGTCGAGCGGGCGCTCGCCCGCCTGGACGCGGCGGCGCTCGAGCGAGAGTACTGGGAGCTAGGCGAGTTCCTCTTCATCCCGGAGGCCCTGCCTCCCGAGGTGGTGGGGCGGCTCCTGGAGGACGTGGAGCGCCTCGAGCCGGGGCTGCACCGCAACTACGTTCCCCGGCACAAGAAGGGCGGGAGCGTGAGCCACTTCGCCATCGCCGACGGCGGGCCCGCGCTGCTGGGCCTCTACCGGTCGGAGGCCCTCCGGTCCTTTCTCGGTCGGCTGGTCCGGGCCGACCTCAAGCTCTGCCCCGACGAGGATCCCCACGCCTGCGCGCTGTACTTCTACACGGCGGCCGGGGACCACATGGGCTACCACTACGACACCTCCCACTACCGGGGGGCCCGCTACACGATCCTCGTGGGTCTGGTGCAGCAATCGTCGAGCCGCCTCCTCTGCCGGCTCCACACGCGCCAGCCGGGGCGCGCGCCCCGCGAGCTCGCCGTCGCCACCACCCCCGGCTCCATGGTGATCTTCAACGGTGACAAGGTGTACCACGGAGTGAGCCCCTCGCGGGCCGGCGACCGGCGCGTCGTGCTCACCCTGGAATACGTGACGAGCCAGGAGATGGGAGGGGGCCAGCGCCTCTTCTCGGACCTCAAGGACGCCTGCGCCTACTTCGGCCTGAGAACGCTCTGGCAGGGGCGCCGCCGCGCCCGCCGCCACACCCTGACGTCCTGAGAAAGGAAGGGCACATCGATGGCTGCAACGACCGGTTCGGCGAGTCAGGCCGTGACGCGCGCGCAGTGGGCTCCCGTGGAAGGGGCCGCCCAGCTGTTCACCTCTGAGTTCGTCGACTACGTCGTCCGGTTGCACGACGAGTTCACGCCGCGGGTCCGGGCGCTGCTCGCCCGGCGCCAGGAGGTCCTCGCCCGCGCGCTCCAGCAGGGGATCCTGCCCGCGCATCCGCCGCGGAGTGCCATCAACACCGGTGACTGGAAGGTCCCGCCGGTGCCGGCGGACCTGCGCAAGCCGGGCATCGAGATCTCGGGTCCGTGCTCCATCACGAGCATGTTCATCAACGCGCTGAATCCCGGGCCCGAGCGGGAGCGGGCCGTGGGTGATCTGGACGACGACGAGGACTCGGCCGGCCACCGCCTCGTGGACACGGTGCGCGCGGCGCACAACCGGGTCGCCGCCGTCCACCGCGAGCTGCGCCACGTCGACGCCGACAAGGGGAAGGAGTACAAGATCGCCGACGGCGAGCTGCCCTTCTTCATGCACCGGGAGCGCGGCATCCACCTGGACGAGCCGGACTTCACCGTGGACGGCCGGCCCATCTCCGCGGCGACCCTGGGGACCGCGCTGACCCTCTACTACGTCGGCCGCGCCCAGGCCGAGCGGGGGCAGGGGATCTACTTCTACCTCCCGAAGCTCGAGTCAGCAGAAGAATGTGCCTGGTACCGCGATCTCTTCGACAGGAGCCGCGCGCTCCTGCCGCATCTCCGGAACGCCGTGATCAGCGCCATTCCCCTCGTCGAGTCCCTGCCGGCGGTCTACCAGATGGAGGAGATGCTCTACGCCCTCGGCCCATACGCGGGCGGGCTCAACGCCGCGCGCTGGGACCTCAAGGCGAGCATCTTCGAGTTCGTCATGGCGGACCCCCGGTCCGTGTGGCCCGACCGCTTCGGCGTCGACATCAAGACCACCCCGTTCCTCGCCAACATCTTCCGGCGGCTGGTGGCCATCTGTCTCAAGCGCGGGGCCGCGCCCATCGGCGGCATGGCCACGGCGCTGCCGAGCGCGGATCCGCAAGTCAACCGCGTGGCGGGGGAGGCCATCAGGCAGGACAAGGAGTGGGAGGCGCGCCAGGGCTTCATCCGCGCCTGGGTGGCGCACATCTTCCACATGAAGACCGCGGGCGATCCCTTCAAGGAGCTCATCGGCTCGGGCTGGACGCCCACGGCCGAGATGGCGAACCCGGACCGCTATCCGGTCACGATCGAGGTGCCCGCCGGCCCCATCACGCTGGAAGGGACGCGCCGCAATGCACGCATGGTCGTCGAGTACCTGGAAGGCTGGCTCAACGGGCGCGGGGCCAAGGGGATCGACAGTCTGGCGGGCAAGCCAGGCGTCCACCCGGCGCTCATGGAGGACCTCGCCACGGGCCGCATGTCGGTGGCGCAGATCGCCCAGCGCATCCGGCACCGCGCGAAGACCACCGATGGCCTGCAGCTCCACGACTTCCCGCTGGTGAAGCGGCTCCTCCAGGAGGAGACCGAGGACATCCTCGTTCGGCTCAGGGCCACCGTGAAGGACGACCGCGGGCGCGCCACGTACGCCGAGGCGGAGCAGCGCTACCAGAAGGCGGCGAGGATCGCCATGCGGTGGATCAGGAACTACACCGAGCTCGACTTCCGGAGCCTCGGCTCGTACACGCGGGCCGATCTCGATCGGATCGCCTCCGCCCCCGACGCCTTCTAG from Candidatus Rokuibacteriota bacterium carries:
- a CDS encoding 2OG-Fe(II) oxygenase; its protein translation is MGREAAPAPPAAAPTVVAGVERALARLDAAALEREYWELGEFLFIPEALPPEVVGRLLEDVERLEPGLHRNYVPRHKKGGSVSHFAIADGGPALLGLYRSEALRSFLGRLVRADLKLCPDEDPHACALYFYTAAGDHMGYHYDTSHYRGARYTILVGLVQQSSSRLLCRLHTRQPGRAPRELAVATTPGSMVIFNGDKVYHGVSPSRAGDRRVVLTLEYVTSQEMGGGQRLFSDLKDACAYFGLRTLWQGRRRARRHTLTS